A genomic stretch from Edaphobacter aggregans includes:
- a CDS encoding acyl-CoA thioesterase: protein MSDLVLTRTVAESQSERSEIIFPADANALGNLFGGRLMQYIDLVGAMAASRHARAITVTASMDHLDFVAPVRVGDLLILKASVNRAYKTSMEVGVKAMVEDVRQNRIRHVSSAYLTYVAVDKDGGRLVVPQVVPETDHQKRRYEDAARRREMRSGETLRKKDLRVILGDEWHV from the coding sequence ATGAGTGATTTGGTTTTGACACGTACCGTAGCGGAGTCGCAGTCCGAGCGCAGTGAGATTATCTTCCCTGCCGACGCGAATGCCCTGGGAAATCTCTTTGGTGGCCGGTTGATGCAGTACATCGATCTGGTAGGAGCGATGGCGGCAAGCCGTCACGCACGCGCGATTACAGTAACCGCAAGCATGGATCACCTGGACTTCGTCGCTCCCGTGCGCGTCGGCGACCTGCTGATCCTGAAGGCCAGCGTGAACCGCGCCTACAAGACGTCTATGGAAGTCGGAGTAAAGGCCATGGTTGAGGATGTGCGGCAGAACCGGATCCGTCACGTCTCGTCTGCCTACCTCACTTATGTAGCTGTAGACAAAGACGGAGGCCGGCTCGTCGTCCCACAGGTAGTTCCGGAGACCGACCACCAAAAGCGCCGCTACGAAGACGCAGCACGGAGGCGCGAGATGCGCTCAGGCGAGACGCTGCGCAAGAAAGATCTGCGCGTGATCCTGGGCGATGAGTGGCACGTTTAG
- a CDS encoding DUF3861 domain-containing protein has protein sequence MNSYRYRITVEMLTGAKGEAVEGRSLTFEAANHDDILEIVERMRSRLPFDENTTASLGVGLKLFSEVALVHRADPMFASIRPALSEFIGRLKKRPGELAELPTS, from the coding sequence ATGAACTCGTACCGATACCGGATTACGGTTGAGATGCTGACTGGAGCCAAGGGTGAGGCAGTCGAAGGACGGAGCCTCACCTTTGAAGCGGCGAATCATGACGACATTCTTGAGATTGTGGAACGGATGCGTTCCCGACTGCCGTTTGATGAGAATACGACCGCTTCGCTCGGAGTGGGCTTGAAGCTGTTCTCCGAGGTGGCGCTTGTGCATCGGGCGGATCCGATGTTTGCGAGTATTCGGCCCGCGCTGAGTGAATTTATAGGAAGGTTGAAGAAGCGGCCTGGCGAGCTTGCCGAGTTGCCAACGAGCTAA
- a CDS encoding sigma 54-interacting transcriptional regulator — translation MATPLPTTLGALRASEFTPQRLARSVKDELRENLIAKLRSKETLFPGIVGYQDTVVPQIVNAVLSRHNFILLGLRGQAKSRILRSLTTLLDPATPYVAGAETRDNPYAPISKFARDLIAKMGDDTPIAWLTPDDRFVEKLATPDVTVADLVGDIDPIKAARSNQDLGSELTMHYGLLPRANRGIFAINELPDLAGKIQVALFNIMQEGDVQIKGYPVRLPLDVAIVFSANPEDYTARGKIVTPLKDRIGSEIRTHYPEDVEEGISITAQEAWSERPASNIEIPHYIRQIIEQIAFSAREDKKVDKRSGVSQRLPISTMELVLSNAERRALLHDEELVVPRVGDIYAALPGITGKIELEYEGEMRGADTVIREIIRTSVAGIFDKYFAGTDTQQIEQWFNLGGTVQLNDTQPSSGSLAELQQIQGLFEKLSPLKINGKSSPEVAVSAAEFLLEGMTAHKRISRTEERSFTAAEKKQRVDQASQYAERMREREIERDEAARNRTRRGFN, via the coding sequence ATGGCGACTCCTCTTCCGACCACATTAGGCGCCCTCCGGGCCAGCGAGTTTACTCCCCAACGCCTTGCCCGCAGCGTCAAAGACGAGCTTCGCGAGAATCTGATTGCCAAGCTGCGGTCGAAGGAAACGCTCTTTCCGGGGATTGTCGGATACCAGGACACGGTGGTTCCGCAGATTGTGAATGCTGTCCTCTCGCGCCACAATTTCATTCTGCTCGGTCTTCGCGGACAGGCGAAGTCGCGCATTCTTCGGTCTCTGACTACGCTGCTTGATCCTGCGACTCCCTATGTTGCGGGTGCGGAAACCCGCGACAACCCGTACGCTCCTATCTCGAAGTTTGCGCGCGACCTGATTGCGAAGATGGGAGACGACACGCCGATCGCTTGGCTTACGCCGGATGACCGCTTTGTCGAAAAGCTTGCCACGCCTGATGTGACGGTGGCCGACCTTGTGGGCGATATCGACCCGATTAAAGCGGCGCGCAGCAATCAGGATCTTGGGTCTGAACTGACCATGCACTATGGCCTGCTACCTCGCGCCAATCGTGGCATCTTCGCGATCAACGAACTCCCCGACCTTGCCGGCAAGATTCAGGTTGCGCTCTTCAACATCATGCAGGAGGGCGATGTGCAGATTAAGGGCTACCCCGTGCGCTTGCCGCTTGATGTTGCCATCGTGTTCAGCGCCAACCCTGAGGACTACACTGCACGCGGTAAGATCGTTACCCCGCTTAAGGACCGCATCGGCTCGGAGATTCGCACGCACTATCCCGAGGATGTCGAGGAAGGCATTAGCATTACAGCGCAGGAGGCATGGTCCGAGCGGCCCGCGTCCAATATCGAGATCCCACATTACATCCGACAGATCATCGAGCAGATCGCATTCTCCGCACGTGAGGATAAGAAGGTCGATAAGCGTTCGGGAGTCTCGCAGAGGCTGCCCATCAGCACGATGGAGCTGGTGCTTTCGAATGCGGAACGCCGTGCGTTGCTTCATGACGAGGAGCTCGTCGTCCCCCGCGTTGGCGACATTTACGCTGCGCTGCCTGGCATCACAGGCAAGATCGAGCTAGAGTATGAGGGCGAGATGCGCGGTGCCGATACGGTCATCCGAGAGATTATTCGCACCAGTGTCGCGGGCATCTTCGACAAGTACTTTGCCGGTACCGACACGCAACAGATCGAGCAGTGGTTCAATCTTGGTGGCACTGTTCAGCTCAACGATACGCAACCCTCTTCAGGCTCGCTTGCTGAGCTGCAACAGATTCAGGGCCTGTTTGAAAAGTTGTCGCCGCTGAAGATCAACGGTAAGTCGTCGCCTGAGGTTGCCGTGAGTGCGGCCGAGTTTCTTCTTGAAGGCATGACCGCCCATAAGCGCATCAGCCGTACCGAGGAGCGCAGCTTCACTGCGGCGGAAAAGAAACAGCGCGTCGATCAAGCCAGTCAATATGCCGAGCGCATGCGTGAACGTGAGATAGAACGCGACGAGGCTGCTCGCAACCGTACCCGAAGAGGCTTCAACTAA
- a CDS encoding 16S rRNA (uracil(1498)-N(3))-methyltransferase, which translates to MTRRRWIADAWTPTTATLTGEQAAHLARVLRAEPGQIFDVVAGGFLHRAEITNVGDGEVVFALHEELESDAALPLHLLLAVFKFDHMEWAIEKATELGVFRITPILARRTEKHLAQAAAKRVERWRRIALEASKQSRRTTIPEIADPVGLKQALDEEQSPTRILLSETEQGTTLSSALANAKTSTQESDTALAIGPEGGWTPEEMALFVQYQWQPVTLGPRILRAETAAIAAIAIVGSSIG; encoded by the coding sequence ATGACTCGCCGCCGCTGGATTGCCGACGCTTGGACACCAACCACAGCTACCCTGACCGGCGAGCAGGCTGCTCATCTGGCCCGAGTTTTGCGTGCCGAGCCGGGACAGATCTTCGACGTTGTGGCAGGGGGATTTCTTCACCGGGCTGAGATTACGAACGTCGGGGATGGCGAGGTTGTTTTTGCGCTGCATGAGGAGCTTGAGTCGGACGCTGCTCTGCCGCTGCACCTCTTGCTTGCCGTCTTCAAGTTCGACCACATGGAGTGGGCCATCGAGAAGGCTACGGAGCTGGGCGTCTTTCGCATAACGCCAATTCTGGCTCGCCGGACGGAAAAACATTTGGCTCAGGCGGCGGCCAAACGGGTTGAGCGCTGGCGGCGTATCGCTCTGGAGGCTTCGAAGCAGTCGCGCCGGACTACGATTCCAGAGATCGCCGATCCTGTTGGGCTGAAGCAGGCGCTCGATGAGGAGCAAAGTCCGACGCGGATACTGCTGAGCGAGACAGAGCAGGGAACTACCCTGTCGTCAGCGCTTGCGAATGCGAAGACTTCAACTCAGGAGAGCGACACTGCGCTCGCCATTGGGCCGGAGGGTGGCTGGACGCCGGAGGAGATGGCGCTGTTTGTGCAGTATCAGTGGCAGCCTGTGACGCTGGGGCCGCGCATTTTGCGGGCTGAGACAGCGGCGATTGCCGCTATTGCGATTGTCGGCTCAAGCATTGGGTAG
- a CDS encoding cupin domain-containing protein, which translates to MPTEFPYITILETKYKPLELIEEKLTADAAPRPWYNETLCNVNDSVVRLGVVQGDYHWHKHPQEDEFFYVVEGCLHIDLIDPADSATTQDNPRTITLNPRQGVVIPKDVLHRPRAPQRTVMLMVETDTIRPTGS; encoded by the coding sequence ATGCCGACCGAATTCCCCTACATCACCATCCTCGAGACCAAATACAAGCCTCTCGAACTCATCGAAGAAAAGCTGACCGCCGACGCCGCTCCACGTCCCTGGTACAACGAAACACTCTGCAACGTGAACGACTCCGTCGTCCGCCTCGGCGTCGTGCAAGGCGACTATCACTGGCACAAGCATCCGCAAGAGGACGAATTCTTCTACGTTGTCGAGGGCTGCCTGCACATCGACCTCATCGACCCCGCCGACTCCGCCACGACCCAGGACAACCCCCGCACCATCACTCTCAATCCACGACAGGGAGTCGTCATCCCCAAAGACGTTCTCCATCGCCCCCGCGCACCGCAACGTACCGTCATGCTGATGGTCGAGACCGACACCATCCGTCCCACCGGAAGCTGA
- a CDS encoding isoprenyl transferase → MPASNPSRVHELSPEEQSLYRQLDPTKIPQHVAIIMDGNGRWAGKRALKRFLGHQQGAESVQYVVETASRINLPWLTLYAFSLENNLRRPKAEVSFLMKLLKSYLIGNVKRMNDNNVRMAYIGRTHDLPSEVQETMQWASESTAKNTGTTLTLALNYGSRSEIVDAVRRILTDLTTEAHTRGCSVEDILGAGALDGLEEKTISDALYTAHMPDPDLVIRTSGEQRISNFLLWQIAYAEIFVTDRLWPDFRGLHLLEAIADYQRRERRFGGLTENSDEKIDTLQPVSELETEIATELSPTPRELTRR, encoded by the coding sequence TTGCCTGCATCAAATCCCAGCCGCGTTCATGAGCTCTCCCCCGAGGAGCAAAGCCTCTACCGGCAGCTAGATCCGACGAAAATCCCCCAACACGTCGCCATCATCATGGACGGCAATGGCCGTTGGGCCGGCAAGCGTGCTCTCAAGCGCTTCCTCGGCCACCAGCAGGGCGCCGAATCCGTCCAGTACGTCGTTGAGACCGCCTCTCGCATCAATCTTCCCTGGCTCACTCTCTACGCCTTCTCGCTTGAAAACAACTTGCGCCGCCCCAAGGCCGAAGTCAGCTTCCTCATGAAGCTGCTCAAGTCCTACCTCATCGGTAACGTCAAGCGCATGAACGACAACAACGTCCGCATGGCCTACATCGGCCGCACCCACGATCTCCCCTCCGAGGTGCAGGAAACCATGCAGTGGGCCTCTGAGTCCACCGCCAAGAACACTGGCACCACCCTCACCCTCGCCCTCAACTACGGCTCGCGGTCCGAGATCGTCGACGCCGTCCGCCGCATCCTCACCGACCTCACCACCGAGGCCCACACCCGCGGCTGCTCCGTCGAAGACATCCTCGGCGCCGGCGCCCTCGACGGGCTCGAAGAGAAGACCATCAGCGACGCCCTCTACACGGCGCACATGCCCGACCCCGACCTCGTCATCCGCACCTCCGGCGAGCAGCGCATCTCCAACTTTCTTCTCTGGCAGATCGCCTACGCCGAGATCTTCGTCACCGACCGCCTCTGGCCCGACTTCCGCGGCCTCCACCTCCTCGAAGCCATCGCCGACTACCAGCGCCGCGAACGCCGCTTCGGAGGTCTCACCGAAAACTCCGACGAAAAGATCGATACCCTCCAGCCCGTCTCCGAGCTGGAAACCGAAATCGCGACCGAACTCTCCCCCACCCCCCGCGAACTCACCCGCCGCTAG
- the dnaJ gene encoding molecular chaperone DnaJ, with protein sequence MTKLDFYEVLSVSRDANDQELKTAYRKLAMQYHPDRNPGDHAAEEKFKECSEAYQVLSDPDKRAAYDRYGHAAFNGGGGGNPFTGGGFGGAQDLGDIFGDLFGEMFNMGGGGNRKASRVQRGRDLRYDLTLEFEEAVFGIEKEITIRRMETCNDCKGSGAAKGKAAATCTQCGGRGQQRFQQGFFSVARTCTVCGGTGTLIVDPCSTCRGETRVQTEHKILVKVPAGVEQDTRIRYQGEGEAGKFAGPAGDLYVVLNVKAHKFFERDGDDLHCVMPISFPQAALGTELEIQTLEGPASIKVPEGTQSGREFKLRGKGVPHLNAHGKGDLIVQIRVQTPTKLSRAQKDLLRQLGDTMVVENTPTSPGLFEKVKEIFS encoded by the coding sequence GTGACGAAATTGGATTTCTACGAAGTATTGAGTGTCTCCCGGGACGCGAATGACCAAGAGCTGAAGACGGCATATCGCAAACTGGCGATGCAGTACCACCCCGACCGGAACCCCGGCGATCACGCGGCTGAAGAGAAGTTCAAGGAGTGCAGCGAGGCCTACCAGGTCCTCAGCGACCCCGACAAGCGCGCCGCCTACGACCGCTACGGCCACGCAGCCTTCAACGGAGGTGGCGGCGGCAATCCCTTTACCGGCGGTGGCTTCGGCGGAGCCCAGGACCTCGGCGACATCTTCGGCGATCTCTTCGGCGAGATGTTCAACATGGGCGGCGGCGGCAATCGCAAAGCCTCCCGTGTCCAGCGCGGCCGCGATCTGCGCTACGACCTCACGCTCGAGTTCGAGGAAGCCGTCTTCGGCATCGAGAAGGAGATCACCATCCGCCGCATGGAGACCTGCAACGACTGCAAGGGCTCCGGCGCAGCCAAGGGCAAGGCAGCGGCTACCTGCACACAATGCGGCGGGCGCGGTCAGCAGCGCTTTCAGCAGGGATTCTTCTCCGTAGCCCGCACCTGCACGGTCTGCGGCGGCACCGGAACCCTGATCGTTGATCCATGCAGCACCTGCCGTGGTGAAACGCGCGTCCAGACCGAGCACAAGATCCTCGTCAAGGTCCCAGCTGGGGTCGAGCAAGACACGCGTATCCGGTACCAGGGCGAAGGCGAGGCCGGAAAGTTTGCCGGCCCTGCGGGCGATCTCTACGTCGTGCTGAACGTGAAGGCCCACAAGTTCTTCGAGCGCGATGGCGACGATCTCCACTGCGTCATGCCGATCTCATTCCCGCAGGCTGCGTTGGGAACTGAACTCGAAATCCAGACGCTCGAAGGCCCAGCGAGCATCAAGGTCCCCGAAGGCACCCAGAGCGGCCGTGAGTTCAAGCTACGCGGAAAAGGCGTGCCGCATCTGAACGCGCACGGCAAAGGCGATCTGATCGTCCAAATTCGTGTACAGACCCCAACCAAGCTCAGTCGAGCCCAGAAGGATCTACTACGCCAGTTGGGCGACACGATGGTCGTCGAGAACACGCCCACTTCCCCAGGCCTGTTTGAAAAGGTCAAGGAGATCTTCAGCTAA
- a CDS encoding nucleotide exchange factor GrpE, whose amino-acid sequence MQDEMTVQASHEGEAAPAPEPVMENAAQTEIEQLKGERDQLLDRLARLQAEFDNARKREIKERADTRDYTISNTVEPFLGVMDNFQLALKADGTVEQLRGGVELILKQMEDALRGLQVVAVESVGAQFDPRVHEALGSIETKEFPDHQVVEEIRRGYKIREKLLRPALVKIAVNPAQVSD is encoded by the coding sequence ATGCAAGACGAGATGACCGTACAGGCTTCGCACGAGGGTGAAGCCGCCCCCGCACCCGAGCCGGTAATGGAGAACGCGGCACAAACCGAAATCGAGCAGCTAAAGGGTGAGCGGGATCAACTATTGGACCGGCTGGCGCGCCTGCAGGCTGAATTCGATAACGCTCGCAAACGCGAGATCAAAGAGCGCGCAGACACCCGCGACTACACCATCTCCAACACAGTTGAGCCCTTTCTCGGCGTCATGGACAACTTCCAGCTCGCCCTCAAGGCCGACGGCACCGTAGAGCAGCTCCGCGGCGGCGTCGAATTGATTCTGAAGCAGATGGAAGACGCTCTGCGCGGCTTGCAGGTCGTCGCGGTAGAGTCGGTCGGCGCACAATTCGATCCCCGAGTCCATGAGGCCTTGGGAAGCATCGAAACAAAGGAGTTCCCCGATCATCAAGTGGTCGAAGAGATTCGCCGGGGATACAAGATCCGCGAGAAGCTCCTGCGTCCGGCGCTGGTGAAAATTGCAGTCAATCCGGCCCAGGTATCGGACTAA
- a CDS encoding Mrp/NBP35 family ATP-binding protein, with amino-acid sequence MGHMGAGAPQGPQPLPGVAHVVAVGSGKGGVGKTTVAVNLAVALGKLGYKVGLIDADIYGPNVPTMMGVTRQPNIVGENRIEPILSHGVKFISVGLISPGDKPMVMRGPMLHQIIRQFLQQVEWGELDFLIVDLPPGTGDVVISLVQTVPLTGAVVVSTGSSVALQDARKALEMFHQVKVEVIGLVENMSQMTLPSGEVIDVFGAGGTERTAAQFGLEFLGALELNPQIREGGDKGLPISLAGPDSALAKDFYTVAKKVADKAKEIASKSEDVLEIS; translated from the coding sequence ATGGGACACATGGGAGCAGGAGCACCGCAGGGGCCGCAGCCTCTGCCCGGAGTAGCGCACGTAGTAGCCGTCGGCAGCGGCAAGGGTGGCGTAGGCAAGACGACCGTTGCAGTGAACCTGGCAGTCGCCCTCGGCAAACTCGGCTATAAAGTCGGCCTGATCGACGCAGACATCTATGGCCCGAACGTCCCCACGATGATGGGCGTCACCCGCCAGCCAAACATCGTCGGCGAGAACCGCATCGAGCCGATCCTCTCGCACGGAGTCAAGTTCATCTCCGTCGGCTTGATCTCCCCGGGCGACAAACCCATGGTCATGCGCGGCCCGATGCTGCACCAGATCATCCGTCAATTCCTGCAGCAGGTGGAGTGGGGCGAACTCGACTTCCTCATCGTCGACCTGCCGCCAGGCACAGGCGATGTCGTCATCTCACTCGTCCAGACGGTCCCCCTCACCGGCGCAGTCGTAGTATCCACTGGATCGAGCGTTGCCCTGCAGGACGCCCGCAAGGCCCTCGAGATGTTCCACCAGGTAAAGGTCGAAGTCATTGGCTTGGTAGAGAACATGTCACAGATGACGCTGCCCAGCGGCGAGGTCATCGACGTCTTCGGTGCAGGTGGAACCGAGCGCACAGCCGCTCAGTTCGGCCTCGAGTTCCTCGGTGCGCTTGAGTTGAATCCTCAGATCCGCGAAGGCGGCGACAAAGGACTGCCGATCAGCCTCGCGGGCCCGGATTCCGCCCTCGCAAAGGACTTTTACACCGTTGCAAAGAAGGTGGCGGATAAAGCTAAAGAGATTGCGTCTAAAAGTGAGGACGTGCTGGAAATCAGCTAA
- a CDS encoding tetratricopeptide repeat protein codes for MDKTSALLEILQLDPTNAFARYGLAMEHVSKGNIDAALIEFTTLIEHSPDYVPAYQMSAQTLAKAGRAEEALERLHSGIAAANRTGNQHALAEMEALREDLSR; via the coding sequence ATGGACAAGACCTCCGCTCTCCTCGAAATTCTGCAACTTGACCCGACGAACGCCTTTGCGCGCTATGGCCTCGCCATGGAGCACGTCAGCAAGGGCAATATTGATGCCGCTCTCATTGAATTCACCACGCTCATTGAACACAGCCCTGATTATGTTCCTGCCTATCAGATGTCTGCCCAGACTCTTGCCAAGGCGGGGCGCGCTGAAGAGGCTCTCGAGCGCCTGCACAGTGGCATCGCGGCGGCTAACCGTACGGGCAACCAGCACGCCCTGGCTGAGATGGAAGCTCTTCGCGAGGATCTGAGCCGCTAG
- a CDS encoding vWA domain-containing protein: MKRIRYTKFTGDLSSSFGLEDLMQALSDFLLDSGFDDPYSRFQEFNDQTLENLRDAIKQALESGEVFDEEAQEKYDALSEDQVEELIDQIIQKMQEQNFINAELPEEGQGERGNGNGEARFEVTDKGMDFLGYKALRELLGPLGKSNFGRHDTRHEAAGVEINGSSKLYEFGDTLNLDVTATFSSVFEREGIRTAVEGEEHTPLNIEYSDLHVHQSDYQSSCATVVLLDCSHSMILYGEDRFTPAKRVAMALSHLIRTQFPGDTLNLVLFHDTAEEIPVSQLSRVKVGPHYTNTREGLRLAQRILAKQNKDMKQIVMITDGKPSALTLPDGRIYKNAFGLDPLVIEETLEEVSRCKRSNIMINTFMLANDFTLMQFVQKVSAMCRGKAYFTTPQTLGNYLLMDFMSRRMKTIH, encoded by the coding sequence ATGAAACGCATTCGCTACACAAAATTCACCGGCGATTTGTCCTCCAGCTTCGGTCTGGAAGACCTGATGCAGGCGTTATCCGACTTCCTGCTGGACTCTGGCTTCGATGATCCTTACTCCCGCTTTCAGGAGTTCAACGATCAGACTCTTGAGAACCTTCGCGATGCTATCAAGCAGGCTCTTGAGTCGGGCGAGGTTTTTGACGAGGAGGCACAGGAAAAGTACGACGCACTCAGCGAAGATCAGGTCGAGGAACTCATTGATCAGATCATCCAGAAGATGCAGGAGCAGAACTTCATCAATGCTGAGTTGCCGGAAGAAGGCCAGGGTGAGCGGGGCAATGGCAACGGCGAAGCGCGCTTCGAGGTCACGGACAAGGGAATGGATTTTCTCGGCTATAAGGCTCTGCGTGAGTTGCTCGGGCCGCTGGGCAAATCCAACTTTGGCCGCCATGACACACGCCACGAGGCTGCGGGCGTTGAGATCAACGGCTCTTCCAAGCTGTACGAGTTTGGCGACACGCTCAATCTTGATGTCACTGCTACCTTCTCCAGCGTCTTCGAGCGTGAGGGCATACGCACCGCTGTGGAAGGCGAGGAGCATACGCCGCTCAACATCGAGTACTCCGACCTTCATGTGCATCAGTCCGACTACCAGTCCTCCTGCGCTACGGTCGTTCTGCTTGATTGTTCGCACTCGATGATTCTTTACGGCGAGGACCGTTTTACTCCTGCAAAGCGCGTGGCGATGGCGCTTTCACATCTGATCCGAACGCAGTTTCCCGGCGACACGCTCAATCTCGTTCTCTTCCATGACACGGCCGAGGAGATTCCGGTCTCGCAGCTTTCGCGCGTCAAGGTTGGTCCGCACTACACCAACACCCGCGAGGGACTGCGGCTTGCTCAGCGCATCCTGGCGAAGCAGAACAAGGACATGAAGCAGATCGTCATGATTACCGATGGCAAGCCCTCGGCCCTGACGCTGCCTGACGGGCGCATCTACAAAAATGCGTTTGGCCTCGACCCGCTCGTTATCGAAGAGACGCTCGAGGAGGTCTCCCGTTGCAAACGCAGCAACATCATGATCAATACCTTCATGCTGGCCAATGACTTTACCCTGATGCAGTTTGTCCAGAAGGTGAGCGCCATGTGCCGCGGCAAAGCCTACTTCACCACTCCGCAGACACTGGGTAACTACCTGCTCATGGACTTCATGTCTCGCCGCATGAAGACCATCCATTAA
- a CDS encoding helix-turn-helix domain-containing protein, producing MCCGSCSGPARYRQLMATMMAPVEQREVLRCDHCSLVQFRTANALCRRCHKCLEVEEPEPAPAPIALVPQTSTPDDGLQVATAVRDLRHVRNLSQRQLAARMNVPRTYISKIENGKAMPTLSSLDRLAKALQVDISTLLRDSNTRHRDETAVLMADPFLAEIAAYTSQLDALQRSIFLNHVRELAAGRRRSA from the coding sequence ATGTGCTGCGGTTCTTGCTCTGGGCCCGCCCGCTACAGACAACTTATGGCAACCATGATGGCACCCGTCGAACAGCGTGAGGTGCTGCGCTGTGATCATTGCAGCCTGGTGCAGTTCCGCACAGCGAACGCACTATGCCGCCGCTGCCACAAATGCCTCGAGGTCGAAGAGCCCGAACCGGCTCCCGCCCCCATCGCACTCGTCCCCCAAACCAGCACCCCCGACGACGGCCTACAGGTGGCCACTGCTGTTCGCGACCTGCGCCACGTGCGCAACCTCTCACAGCGCCAGCTTGCCGCCCGCATGAACGTCCCGCGGACCTACATCTCGAAGATCGAGAACGGCAAGGCCATGCCCACGCTGTCCTCGCTCGATCGCCTGGCAAAGGCCCTGCAGGTCGATATCTCCACCCTGCTGCGCGACTCCAACACCCGACATCGCGACGAGACGGCCGTTCTTATGGCCGACCCATTCCTCGCCGAGATCGCGGCCTACACCTCGCAGCTCGACGCCCTCCAGCGCTCCATCTTCCTGAACCACGTTCGGGAGTTGGCTGCGGGACGACGCCGCTCGGCCTAA
- the hrcA gene encoding heat-inducible transcriptional repressor HrcA, with protein MADAERVTARQRAILTAIIESYIETGEPVGSSTIARLQHGGGGMSPATIRNEMAELADVGLLEQPHTSAGRVPTARAFRMYVEQLSGGAHPRIDAARLPARSRMHIDSSFAGVAGTQAVLERTSHVLATLSSGVGVAIAAATEGDMLEHVHFSRLAPARVLAVVVTRSGLVRDRVLALDHDLSLLELETAANFLNENFRGWSVERVRSEIARLVERERSEYQRVLNAVQQLWTKTVPESAVPIQTVYVEGVANLIGNQIDGDRLREMLAALEAKQRLIELLNAYIDSHQESVRVVFDLEEHAPEMQGLVLIAAPALAAGESRGTVGVIGTKRIDYENTMNAVSYISQVFDRMLHPTE; from the coding sequence ATGGCGGACGCAGAGCGGGTAACGGCGCGGCAGCGAGCCATTCTTACGGCCATCATCGAGAGCTACATCGAGACCGGAGAGCCGGTAGGCTCCAGCACAATTGCGCGCCTGCAACATGGCGGCGGCGGAATGAGTCCCGCCACCATCCGCAACGAGATGGCTGAACTCGCAGACGTAGGCTTGCTCGAACAGCCGCACACCTCTGCAGGTCGAGTCCCCACAGCCCGCGCCTTCCGCATGTATGTCGAGCAGCTAAGCGGCGGAGCCCATCCACGAATCGACGCAGCCCGCCTCCCCGCCAGATCACGGATGCATATCGACTCCAGCTTTGCAGGTGTAGCCGGAACCCAGGCGGTTCTCGAACGAACCTCGCACGTCCTCGCCACACTCTCAAGCGGCGTCGGCGTGGCGATCGCCGCAGCCACCGAAGGAGACATGCTGGAGCACGTCCACTTTTCGAGACTGGCTCCTGCCCGCGTCTTAGCGGTCGTCGTAACGCGAAGCGGTCTCGTTCGCGACCGTGTACTAGCCCTCGACCATGACCTTTCGCTCCTCGAACTGGAGACCGCGGCGAACTTCCTCAATGAAAACTTCCGCGGCTGGAGCGTCGAGCGCGTCAGATCTGAGATCGCCCGGCTGGTCGAGCGAGAGCGCAGCGAGTATCAGCGAGTCCTGAACGCCGTCCAGCAGCTCTGGACCAAGACCGTACCCGAAAGCGCCGTCCCCATTCAGACCGTCTACGTCGAGGGCGTGGCCAATCTCATCGGCAACCAGATCGATGGAGACCGTCTCCGCGAAATGCTGGCAGCGCTCGAAGCCAAACAGCGCCTGATAGAGCTTCTGAACGCCTATATCGACTCCCACCAGGAGAGCGTCCGCGTCGTCTTCGATCTCGAAGAGCACGCACCCGAGATGCAAGGCCTAGTCCTGATCGCAGCTCCAGCCCTGGCAGCCGGAGAAAGCCGCGGCACAGTCGGCGTAATCGGAACCAAGCGGATCGACTACGAGAACACCATGAATGCGGTCAGCTACATCTCACAAGTCTTTGATCGAATGTTGCATCCCACAGAGTAA